DNA sequence from the Nitrospira sp. genome:
CCTTGACCGCGTAGTCCGCCACACGTTTGGCCTGATGTCCGTACGTGAGTGCCGTGCTGAAGACGTAGTTGCCGAACCGTCGCAGGTTCGGGGCGGTGGCGCTGGGCGTGATCAGCGGAATACGTGTCCGTTCGGCCATTTCAGCCATCACGGGCAGGTTCTTGGACAGGAGCGGGCCGATCACGGCGAGCGGACGATCGTCGGACAATACGCCGGAGAGTTCATCCAGAAAGGCCGTCCGGTCGGATTCCGTATCCTTCACGATCAGGCCGATGGACGGACTTTCACCGCCGTCCTTCGGTCGTTCCAGCGCGAGTTGAATCCCGTTCAAGACTTCGGTGCCGAACGGTGCCAGTTTTCCGGACATGGGAAAAATGGCGGCAATGGAGTAGGGATGTGATTTGAACTTTGTCCGCACCACCGCCTGGAGGTCGGCCGCTTTTGCGGCATAGGGATGGTTGGGGAAGCGGCTCAGGAAGAGGCGCAAATCCCGTTCGACCAGATGATCTTCTCCGGCGGCGGTATGGAGCTCGATGAGCTTGATGGATGCCAGATCTCCCGGAAATGATTTCGGGTAGGCCTCTCGGACGCGCACGAGCGCCGGGGCGTCGAGTTGCTCATTGACGAGTTGCCGGATCTGGCCTTCGGTGTCGTGAGCCTGGTCGCCGGCATCCAGCGGAATCTCATCCAGCCAGGCTTGAATGGCTCGGAGGTAATCTTTCTTCTGTGCCTGGAAGTCGCCGGTGAGCCGCAGCGCATCGCGCTTGATGGCGGGATCGGCGGAGAGGCTGCGTACCTCGGAGAGCAGCGGGAGCGCCAGGTCGAGATTGCCCGCGCGCGCGTGAGTTTTAGCGAGCAGCAGTTTGGCTCGATCGGCCAGGTCCGAGCTGGGAAATTCGCCGAGCAGCTGGTTGACGTAGCGGACGGTTTCCGCATGTTCCTTCATGCCGAACATGGCGGCAGCCATCAACAAATAGGCGTCGTCGAGGAGGTCCGGCACAGGGCCGCTTTCGATGAAGCGTCGCAGCATGACCGCTGCGGCTTCCGGTTGTTCCGAGTCGATCAGACGTTTGGCCTGGTCGAGGGCGGACTGGCCGGCGGCAGTTGGTGGTTTCGATTGTTCTGTGCGGGGCGGTGCTGGATTCTTTTTGGCCGGGGCTGCCTCACCGAGCGTGACGAGGCCCGCGAGGAACGCCACCGCGAGGGCGACGCTGCACGCGCGGAGATGCGGGGCGCGGGGTACTGATCGAGGAACCATTGACTCCTGTGCATGGCGAACGCTCTCGCCGCAAGTGAGGCTACTATAGGAAACAGGTGCGGGGGTGTCAAGGTAACTTGAGGACGATGCGTTGTGTTCGGAGAAAGGCTTGGCTATAGTCGGCGCAGCCTGTTCCTCGTCGCATCCAGCGAGGGTATTTGCCATGAGCCGTGAGTCGGAAGACCTGTCTGCGCCGGTCCCGGAGCGACTCCCGTTGGGGCCGTTCATCGAGCGCTACTGGGATCATGTGCGGATCGCGCGGGGCTTGTCGCGCAATACGTTGCTGGCATATCAGCGGGACGTCGCGAGCTTTCAACACTACCTTCGCGATCAGCAGGTCTCTGATGTGCGCGCGATGTCGCCTCCGCTGCTGGCCGGATTTCTCGATCATCTGCATCAGTCGGGCCTTGCGTCGTCGTCCCGTGCGCGCGCGCTTGCCGCAGTCAGAAGTCTCTTCCGCTTTCTGAAGCAGGAGGGGATGATTGCCGCCAACCCGACCGTGAGTGTGCGCAGCGCCTCGCGCGCCCGACGGTTACCGAAAACGCTCAGTCCCGAGGAGGTGACGCGTCTTCTCGATGTGCCGCCCCGTCCGTTGCCGGAAGATCAGCGTGATCGCGCGATGGTGGAGGTGCTTTATGCCGCCGGAGTACGTGTGTCGGAATTGATTTCGCTGCGGGTGGACCAGTGCAATCTGGATGTCGGCTATATCGGCATTACCGGCAAGGGCGATAAGCAACGTATCGTGCCGATTGGGCGGCCGGCGATTGAGGCCTTACAGGGTTATCTGCTCGCTGCGCGACCGGCGTTGCTGAAACAGCGGTCGTCACGATTTGTGTTCGTGAGCCGTCGCGGCACGCCGCTCACGAGGCAGGCGTTCTGGAAATTGCTCCGCGCGCGTGCGCATCGGGCCGGCATCAAGAGGATTCCTTCACCGCATATGCTGCGACATTCCTTCGCCACGCACTTGTTGCAACGGGGCGCTGACTTGCGATCCGTGCAGGCGATGTTGGGTCATGCCGACATCGCGACGACGCAAATTTATACGCATGTGGACTCGTCACAGTTGAAAAAAGTCCACACTGCGTGTTTCCCGCGCAACAGATCGCGCCGGTGAGTGTCGGCTTTCGCGGCGTGCGTGATTGGGAATCTCGCGAGAGAAATTTTGGCATTGCGAGAATCCTGCAAGAATAATGCAGCATTCCTGGTTGACACTGCTTTGTGGAGTTGATAGCATCCCGAAAATCTGCCGAGAGCGAGAAAAATCGGGCGGATAGCTCAATTGGGAGAGCGCTGCCCTTACAAGGCAGAGGTCACAGGTTCGATCCCTGTTCCGCCTACCAATGAAGAAATACAGGGAATTGCGCGTAAGGCATTGCCTTATCCATTAGTAGTGATGTACAAGAGTACACTCTACCGTATTTAGACTGTTTGATTCTGAAGATCTGAACTCTTCTTCCGCCATCTTGGGTTGCGTGGGGCCGTCGTTCAGCCTGGTTAGGACGCCAGATTGTCAATCTGGAAGTCGCGGGTTCAAATCCCGTCGGCCCCGCCATTCCCCCAGCTTTTGGTACAATCCATGCTACCGTTTTCATGCGACGCCATGTGAAGGGAAAGGTCTAGGCTCATGTTCCAATCAGGCGTAATGGGGTTGGTGGGCTCGCTGGGGGCGGTCTCGAAAATCGTTCTCCTGCTGCTCTTTGTCGCGTCGATTCTTTCCTGGGGCGTGATTTTCTACAAATGGCGGACTTTTAAAGCGGCGGATCGCGAGGATCAGCGGTTTTTCAGCGCGTTCACGAAGATCCGCGACCTCGATGAATTGTATCGCCAATCGAAGCGAGCCGACGGCAGCCCGAGCGCGCGTGTGTTTCAGGGCATTATGGATCGCGTGCTGACGGTGTCCGGAGATGGCACAGTGAGTGCGTCTCAATCGGCCGGTGCCTCGAAGGAGCCGGTGGCTGCGATCGATCATCAGTACATGGACAAGACCGTGGCCTATCTGGTGCAGAACCAGGTCTCGCATTTGGAATCGTATCTGCCCGTGCTGGCCACGACGGGGAACATTACCCCCTTCATCGGATTGTTGGGGACGGTCTTAGGCATCATCGACTCGTTTCGTGAGATCGGGACTCAGGGGACTGCGAGCATCGCGGCTGTAGCGCCCGGCGTGTCCGAAGCGTTGGTGGCGACGGCGGCGGGATTGTTTACCGCTATTCCTGCCGTGATCTTCTACAACTATTATCTGACCCGCATTCGCAAGACCGTCTTCCGGATCGAATCGTTCACGGTGGAGGCCATGCGTTCATTGCAGACTCGGATGAAGCAGGCCGCGGTTGGGGGGCAGTTGTGACGTCGGAGACCAGGCACCGGCGGTTCATGGCGGAGATCAACGTGATCCCGTTGGTGGACGTGGTGTTGGTGCTGCTCGTGATTTTCATGGTCACCGCCCCGATGTTGTATCGCGGGATGGATATCAACCTTCCCAAGTCCGCCAGCAATACGATTAAGCCTGAAGCCAGAGCGGTTTTGTCCATTGAGCGCGATCAGCGTTTGTATTTGGATAAGGATGCGGTGAGTGTCGTGCAACTCGAGCGGAAACTGCGGGCCTTGAAAGATCAAAGCCCCGATGTTTCGCTCTATCTCCGCGCCGATCGGGACGTGCCGTACGGCATCGTGGTGCAGGTAATGGACAGTGTGAAGAAAGCCGGGATAGAGAAGCTTGGTATGGTGACGGAGCCTACAGGTGCCGAACGCGTGAGTGAGTCGGTCGCGACCCCCGCGCAGCCACGCAAAAGATAGCGGCGCCGCGACTCGCGCGCCACACGGTCGTATCGCAAGTCATGACGTTCCAAGCCCTGCCAAGACATACCGCGCTCTTTCTGATCGGGGAGATGGGGGAAGCCGGAAGCGGCCGTCTTCGCAAGACGGTTGTGGTGTCCCTAGTACTCCACCTGTGCCTCCTGTCCGTAATTATGGGTGCCAAGTTCTTTAAGAAAACAGAACGTCCCTTGTCGGCGGTGGAAGTCTCGTTGGTCACCTTGCCGCCCGTGGAAGCGAAGCCCGAACCAAAAGTTGAAAAAGTCGAGAAGGCGGTTCCGCATTCCACTCCCAAACCGGTTCAGTCTGCTCCGATTCCCGTGCCTCCTAGGCCGGTGCAGACCCCAACACCGCCTCCGATTCCGCCTCCGGTCCAGGCCGCCCCGGTAGCCAAGCCCGCGCCGCCAGCTCCGGCACCGGCTCCTGCGCCTCGGTTGCAGGCTCCTGTGCTGGCGGCGCCACAGCCGGTTCCGCAGGCTGCGAAGTCGCCTTCTTCCGCCCCTGTGACCAATCGGGCGGATGTGCTTCGGGATGTGATGAAAGATATCGAGTTGCCGCCGAACGCGCCGCAGTACGGCGATCTGGCCCCGATGAAACCGGCAGAGGTGAAAAAGTCTGCTCAGCCGAAAGTGGGTGGACCTGAGCGATCTGACCTGGATGCGATGCTGAAGAAATTGAACGTGCCTGAGATGGCCGCCGCCCAGACCGCGCCTCCGCAGGAGCCTCCCAAGCCAGCTGTGCCTCCCACGAAGCGCGCTTCTCTCTCTGAGGAGATGAATAACGACCTCGATCGCGAACTGCAGGATTTGAAGAAACTGCCATCCCTTCCGCCGGTCAAAGCGACTGAGCCGGTGCGGGAGGTGAAGCCGATGTTCCGTGAACCGCAGCCGGTCGCCAGTGCTCCGCCAGTGACCGCGAGTGTCCCCCGCAGCAAGCCTGAAACTCGGTTGCGCGTGGCAGGGATGCCGGGATCGAATCAATACCTGGCCCGTGTGCAGGCACGAATCAGCGGTTTCTGGACGGCGCCGCCGGTCGATCTTTCAGGAAAGGCTCTGACCGTCACCATACGGTTCCGTTTGGAGCGCGATGGCCGGGTGGGGTCGGTCATCATCGAACAGTCGTCCGGCAACGATTATTATGATATGGCTGCGCAACGGGCCGTGCAGAGCGCGATTCCGTTGCCGCCCTTTCCGCCGGATCTGACGGATTCCTACTTTGATGCCCACTTTACTTTTGCCGTAGGCGAGGCTGCAGGATGAATCGTGTGATCATTGGTCTTATGATTGCCCTCTGTGTCGTGGTGGGAGCCGGTCTCTTCGGGATTCTGGATTCCCGCGCGACCGATGTGTTTCTGGAGGCG
Encoded proteins:
- a CDS encoding penicillin-binding protein activator — protein: MVPRSVPRAPHLRACSVALAVAFLAGLVTLGEAAPAKKNPAPPRTEQSKPPTAAGQSALDQAKRLIDSEQPEAAAVMLRRFIESGPVPDLLDDAYLLMAAAMFGMKEHAETVRYVNQLLGEFPSSDLADRAKLLLAKTHARAGNLDLALPLLSEVRSLSADPAIKRDALRLTGDFQAQKKDYLRAIQAWLDEIPLDAGDQAHDTEGQIRQLVNEQLDAPALVRVREAYPKSFPGDLASIKLIELHTAAGEDHLVERDLRLFLSRFPNHPYAAKAADLQAVVRTKFKSHPYSIAAIFPMSGKLAPFGTEVLNGIQLALERPKDGGESPSIGLIVKDTESDRTAFLDELSGVLSDDRPLAVIGPLLSKNLPVMAEMAERTRIPLITPSATAPNLRRFGNYVFSTALTYGHQAKRVADYAVKEQQFKRVAILYPDTAYGRDLARLFAQEIRQQDGELIVSEPYKEGDSDFRAVIGKLKAEDLKKYGVEVQVDNDPAKTGIRQGGKKGKRLLYSPGFDAVFIPGRSLDVGLLAAQLAFFDIAVPLLGANGWNTPDFARVADRTVEGGVFADGFFAESSSPVVQEFVERYRKRFQATPSLFAAQGYDAARLAVEAIRRGATSGEAVRDFLMMQHDLPTLSGPSGFNPDGTLNRRVFLIQVKQGKFVPLD
- the xerD gene encoding site-specific tyrosine recombinase XerD yields the protein MSRESEDLSAPVPERLPLGPFIERYWDHVRIARGLSRNTLLAYQRDVASFQHYLRDQQVSDVRAMSPPLLAGFLDHLHQSGLASSSRARALAAVRSLFRFLKQEGMIAANPTVSVRSASRARRLPKTLSPEEVTRLLDVPPRPLPEDQRDRAMVEVLYAAGVRVSELISLRVDQCNLDVGYIGITGKGDKQRIVPIGRPAIEALQGYLLAARPALLKQRSSRFVFVSRRGTPLTRQAFWKLLRARAHRAGIKRIPSPHMLRHSFATHLLQRGADLRSVQAMLGHADIATTQIYTHVDSSQLKKVHTACFPRNRSRR
- a CDS encoding MotA/TolQ/ExbB proton channel family protein, which gives rise to MDRVLTVSGDGTVSASQSAGASKEPVAAIDHQYMDKTVAYLVQNQVSHLESYLPVLATTGNITPFIGLLGTVLGIIDSFREIGTQGTASIAAVAPGVSEALVATAAGLFTAIPAVIFYNYYLTRIRKTVFRIESFTVEAMRSLQTRMKQAAVGGQL
- a CDS encoding biopolymer transporter ExbD yields the protein MAEINVIPLVDVVLVLLVIFMVTAPMLYRGMDINLPKSASNTIKPEARAVLSIERDQRLYLDKDAVSVVQLERKLRALKDQSPDVSLYLRADRDVPYGIVVQVMDSVKKAGIEKLGMVTEPTGAERVSESVATPAQPRKR
- a CDS encoding TonB family protein gives rise to the protein MTFQALPRHTALFLIGEMGEAGSGRLRKTVVVSLVLHLCLLSVIMGAKFFKKTERPLSAVEVSLVTLPPVEAKPEPKVEKVEKAVPHSTPKPVQSAPIPVPPRPVQTPTPPPIPPPVQAAPVAKPAPPAPAPAPAPRLQAPVLAAPQPVPQAAKSPSSAPVTNRADVLRDVMKDIELPPNAPQYGDLAPMKPAEVKKSAQPKVGGPERSDLDAMLKKLNVPEMAAAQTAPPQEPPKPAVPPTKRASLSEEMNNDLDRELQDLKKLPSLPPVKATEPVREVKPMFREPQPVASAPPVTASVPRSKPETRLRVAGMPGSNQYLARVQARISGFWTAPPVDLSGKALTVTIRFRLERDGRVGSVIIEQSSGNDYYDMAAQRAVQSAIPLPPFPPDLTDSYFDAHFTFAVGEAAG